The genomic window ATACCACATTATGGTTTAGTGTCATTATTACAATACTGTTTAGAATCAATTTTATTTGTTTTTTTATATATCGAAATTATATTTTAGTTTTTCAGACGCAAATCTTATTATTTGTTGGCATAAAATTCCGTGATCAGAGTCCCAAAAGTATAATCATCTATAGTTTCTTGTTAAATGATATAATTTTTTTTGTTTATATTTTGTTAAATTCAGGCGGTTCTTAGTTAATAGTGCTTTAAGTTGTTTTAATAAATATGATTAATCATTCAGTTAATAAGCTCAATTTTTGATAAAAAGATTCTTATTAATTTTTGTAATGTATATAAATAAAAGGACAATTTACTAATAATATTTAGCGATTTTACTTATTTATAATCATTAATTGATTTATTGCTTGCCATTTTTTGATTTCATTTTAAACATAATATTATTATTTTTTTACTTTTGTACGAAAAATAGTTTATTTCTATTAATTTGTTATTTTGATTTCATAAAGAAATAATTTCCTTTTAAGATATAACTATCATAAATTAGTGGCGTAAATTTAAATGATAAATGGTACAAATATTGAATCTAGTAATCTTTAATTCTATTTTAGTAAAATCTGATTATGTTATTTTATTTAGGTGATACTTATCATAAATAATTATCTGTTGATTTAGGCTATTTAAAATGTTGAGTCATAAAATAGCCTCTTTAAAATTGGCAAATTTTTAAATTAACAGAGGCTATTTATGGGTTTATTTAAATTATTTTTGTATTCAACCTCTGATCCAACCTTTTTTAATTAAAGGAGCAAATAGGATTTGATAAGCTTTTATAATATATGGTAGTAATTTATGACCACCTATTTCCCAAATTGTTTGACTAATTCCACAAGCCATAATAGCAACTAAAAATGCCCCTACCATATCTAAAGGCCAATGTACACCGAGAAAAATTCTAGCCCACGCAATGGTGAAAGCCGGTATAAATAACAACAGCCCAATCCAATTTCTTAACCAGAATAAAAAGCCAAAGGCGAAGATAAAAGCAATAGTAGCATGATTACTGGGAAAAGAGGGTGTAGGGGCATGTGCAAGAAAATGTTGACCTATCCCCAACATAAAAGGTCGCTCTTGTGGAAAAATTACGCCAATAAAACCGGAAATAGCTAAACCTACAATAAGTGCAAGAGCGGTTTTACAGACAAAAACTCTTTGGCAAACTAAATTTCTCGATCTACCCCAAAACCAGCAGGCAATAGTAATTAAAGGAAATATAAGAATGAGTCGTTTAGCCAAAAAAATTGCCAGCGTTAGTGTACTAATGGATGTAATTGGGGTGGCATTGATAAAACTAAACAAACTTAAGTTGATATCGTTTAGCAAGGTAGAGCCCTCATTGAATATGTATCATGATCATTTATATTAGATAGCCAAGGGTAAAATGTCTTTTGTATAGGGTAAAGTAAGTTTGGTGATATTTTTACAGGATTTATTCGTTTATTAAATAAAAGTAATGACATTGACTATTTTGCTAGGGAGATAGTATGTGGTATCAGAAGCAAATTAAATTGTGTTCTCGCCCTCGAGGA from Arsenophonus sp. aPb includes these protein-coding regions:
- the ybjG gene encoding undecaprenyl-diphosphate phosphatase produces the protein MLNDINLSLFSFINATPITSISTLTLAIFLAKRLILIFPLITIACWFWGRSRNLVCQRVFVCKTALALIVGLAISGFIGVIFPQERPFMLGIGQHFLAHAPTPSFPSNHATIAFIFAFGFLFWLRNWIGLLLFIPAFTIAWARIFLGVHWPLDMVGAFLVAIMACGISQTIWEIGGHKLLPYIIKAYQILFAPLIKKGWIRG